CGCCACCGGCGTTCAACGTATGGATCACTTTGGCTTTATCGTCGATACCAAAGAAGAGCTTGAGCAATGGTTTTTATACTTAAAAAGCAAAGGCGTTACTATGCTAGACCGTCCTCATGATCATGGCGATGGCGCGCGCAGCTTCCATATTACTGATCCCGCTGGCAACGTTATTCAACCTATTTATCACCCTGACATTTCTGGCCAA
This genomic window from Oceanisphaera avium contains:
- a CDS encoding VOC family protein; amino-acid sequence: MERPSRLNGMRHIAFTMPNLEECERFYTDIMGMQLLRRAHEDLVYLTCGNDNLSLGRADVPATGVQRMDHFGFIVDTKEELEQWFLYLKSKGVTMLDRPHDHGDGARSFHITDPAGNVIQPIYHPDISGQTFTNPE